Within the Williamwhitmania taraxaci genome, the region AGCAATCAAAATCATCAGTAAAAAAGACAAATTCATTTTCTAATAGAAAATCAATATATTCATCAATCGTATCATCATATTTATTCTCATAATACTTCTTAATCTGAACCACAGACATACCATCGCAAGTAAGCAACAAATCAGCTAAAGAATTAGGAATAAGCTTATAGCGATTACGCAATAACTCATAAATAGCACTTCTGCTATATCCCTTTACTACCCGGCATTCCTCAAAAAACTTTAATTTCTTCTCCACAACAAAACTTAAAAATTTGAAATATTCTTATAAAAATACCCAACCTCATACTTTTCAGTTTTGTAGACACTACACGATCCTTTCTTGGAAAACAAAACATATGCGACTTTTTGCATCTTTAAGAAACAAAAAGGAATAATCGATCTTAGCCTAGGCATTGCTTGTTGATTTTTCAATTAAATACTCTGCGATTCTCTTTTCTAAATAGTAGTTACAAGGATGCGAAACCATGCCAAATTGTCCAACAGGATTAACCTCAAGAAAAACGTAGCGACCATCAACAGATTTAATAATATCAATTGAACCGGAATCCAAATCCAACTCTAACATCAATTCTCTCAAACTTACCTCAACACTTAACGGTAATTTATAGGGCACATTTCGGTTCGGCTTTTCAGTATTATAATGGCGAAAATCAATAGCAGTTTTGCTGTCTGTCTGAGAAAAAATTGCCATGCTATAAAATTCGAGGTTAAAGTAAAATGCTCTAATCTCAACCTGTTTCTCAATACACTCTTGAAAAAGACTTGGCATAAAAAAATCACTATACTTCACAACCTCTTCTCGCGTGAGTATTCTAGTATAAGAGGCATAACTTGATTTTCTCTTGTTTAGAAATAGCGGTTCATACAAGGGCTTTACAATGACGCTCTTTTTGCTGTCAATAAACTCTTTAAGTTTTGCTTTAGAGTTTGTGATTAAAGTTGCAGGAATATCAACACCAATTTGCGCGGCAACTTCTAAAGTATAGGTTTTTGAAATAGGCAGATCTGCAGGTTTGTTAATCAGAAATTTCAAGGGTAATTGTTTCGAAAAAATGCGCTTTAGTGCAGACCTTTCATTCTCCAAAGCATTTTGAATATTACTACCAAATCCGGTAGACGACCAACGACGAAACCATACACGATTAATATTCTTAAAATTAGAATTTACACCATTGTGCGAAATCGAAAGAGAAAACTCTTCGGAGAAATTTTCCGGGAAATTATTAACGCGATTAACCAGAACACCCCAATGGAGTAACCAATCATGAACAACATTTGAAGAAACATCATCATCTGTTGTAAAAATAGTGACCATTACTTCTCCTTTATAAGTTCAACATATATCATGGCATTACCAACGTATTGCGTAGGATGCGTTGGCAATGCTTGCGTCCAATGTGTTCTATTAAGGTAAAACCACCAAGTATATCCCTCATTTTGATTTTCTCTATTCCCACCAAGGTTAAGATCATGATTTTTATAGGGATTTTCGGTGTCATAGACAGGGTCAGGTAAAAACTCTAGGGCAGCAAAAAGACCATCCGCAGGAAACTTAACTCCATATTGCCGTACCCTCACGTTTACCCATTCATCACCTTGTTTTGCCTGCCCATAAACAGCGATTGGTAATAACTCTTCTCCAGGCCCACCATCTTTGCCTTTTTGTGCAGCATAAAAATGTACCCGAAACTTTCGAGTTGGATTTCCCCATTTGCGTATATAGTAATTGACAGACCCAACAGGCAGTCCTGTATATTGTTGCTTTGATGGGATATATACAGCAAGTTGAGTGCCACCAGAACTATGATACGTTGAAAACACGTCTTTTTTATAAAAACCCATTGAAACCTTCTTTACTCTTCTAGATTTTACATTTACCTCATCAATTTTAAAAACCTTGGGAGTCAGCATTACCGTAACACTATTGCTTTGCATCGACATCTGCTTAATTGTTGCTCTGTAACTGATATATCCAACGCACTGAAATGTAATAGTATCATTATTTAAGGGCAAACGAATATGGCCAGCCTCATCGGCAACACCTTGAAAACTAGGAGAAATTATCGTGGCATAAGAAATTGATGCTCCAGTATTTACATCAACGACTGAGACACTTACCCTCTCCACAGGAATTATTGGAACTAAAAATAAACAGATGGCAATAAGTAAATTCATGAATGATATCTAGTTAAGACTAGGGCGTAGGAGCACTACGCCCTAAATCAATTAATCCTGACGCGTTTCTGTAGTGCCATGTAGCCCAAACCAATTGAAACGTTGCTCAATTGTAAAGCCTGGCACACCATCGCTAGAAATTTGTTCCCATTTAGACCAAGATAAACCACCCTGAATATTATTCATTTCAATATCTGATAGTCCCTGACTCTGAAAATCATTAATCTTTTCCATCTTAGTTTTGATTGTTTTATTAACAAAAATCACGTGCTTCTTGATATTGATCAGTCGCGAATCCTAATATATATCTTCTAAAAATAGTGTAAGACATTACCCCTCCATCACCAAGTGGGTAGGATTCCGAAAAATCTGCACGCCATGTACCACCGGCAATCTGGTTCATCTCTGCTGTTGTCAAAGCGTCAAACTTTAAAGCATTTAACTTTTCCATAATTACTGTTTTTATATCCTACTCATTGGAACAATTCCGGGCTTTTCGGCATACGCCCACCTTTACCGTAGCGCTACAATTAATGGCAATACAAATATCAAAAAAAAAAAAAACGTTTGTCAAATTTTTATGCTATTGTATTTGTAGTATATTTTTCGCATATTATGGCACACAAAACAGGCAACAAACGCAACTAGCCAATATTTTCAAGCATCGTAAAGCAACTCTTTAGTGCAATAAATAAAAAACAGCAAAAAGCCTCTACCATCATTATTTAGGAGTTCGTCAAAGTAGCACATATCGGCTATTGCATACCAGAGAATAATTTTTAAGATCACACCAGCCAATTACTATGGTGCTTACCGTAGCAGCACGCCACCATGCGAAGGCAGAGCCTGTTCGCCAACTGGCGAATGGGGCCGCAGTCCATGGCATCGGGTTGGTTATAGTGGGGAAAGGACATCTACTGTTTTTTGCTGATTTGGTGTTCGAAGATAAAGAAAAAGGACAAACTGGGATGCAATATCAGCAACATATAGCAAAGAAAACATCCTTATACCAAAATCGCATCTCAACGAGCAGCCATTTTGTTTATTTATCAAATAACTGCACAACCCAAGTTAGACACAGTCTCTAATCAGTATTCAACCTTAAGTCATAAATCACGCTATAAAGAAGATAACCCACCAACCGAAAAAAAACATGTAAACGAAAAACACCCGAAGCGTTGAGCACACTTCTGGTGTATTCCGAACAAGAAGGATAAAGACTACGATGTTCGTATGCTTAGCCGATCTGGCCTTGCTGGGCAAACCACATCTGCTCCATTATTTTAAAGATCGTATGGCGTTGGTATCGAGGTATTAAAATCTCCTCGCCACAATCCATTACGAGCGTGGTGTCATTAAGCATTAAAA harbors:
- a CDS encoding peptidase associated/transthyretin-like domain-containing protein, with the protein product MNLLIAICLFLVPIIPVERVSVSVVDVNTGASISYATIISPSFQGVADEAGHIRLPLNNDTITFQCVGYISYRATIKQMSMQSNSVTVMLTPKVFKIDEVNVKSRRVKKVSMGFYKKDVFSTYHSSGGTQLAVYIPSKQQYTGLPVGSVNYYIRKWGNPTRKFRVHFYAAQKGKDGGPGEELLPIAVYGQAKQGDEWVNVRVRQYGVKFPADGLFAALEFLPDPVYDTENPYKNHDLNLGGNRENQNEGYTWWFYLNRTHWTQALPTHPTQYVGNAMIYVELIKEK
- a CDS encoding ComC/BlpC family leader-containing pheromone/bacteriocin, with the protein product MEKLNALKFDALTTAEMNQIAGGTWRADFSESYPLGDGGVMSYTIFRRYILGFATDQYQEARDFC
- the gwsG gene encoding grasp-with-spasm system ATP-grasp peptide maturase, which gives rise to MVTIFTTDDDVSSNVVHDWLLHWGVLVNRVNNFPENFSEEFSLSISHNGVNSNFKNINRVWFRRWSSTGFGSNIQNALENERSALKRIFSKQLPLKFLINKPADLPISKTYTLEVAAQIGVDIPATLITNSKAKLKEFIDSKKSVIVKPLYEPLFLNKRKSSYASYTRILTREEVVKYSDFFMPSLFQECIEKQVEIRAFYFNLEFYSMAIFSQTDSKTAIDFRHYNTEKPNRNVPYKLPLSVEVSLRELMLELDLDSGSIDIIKSVDGRYVFLEVNPVGQFGMVSHPCNYYLEKRIAEYLIEKSTSNA